ttacttaaattcaagttttaatatgtaaaaagcATGCTCTCaaaatacaaacttttaaaaattattggctTTAGACAATAATATTCCATTAAGTAGGCCCATTTATTCCCTCCttttgcggggggtggggggtgctggaaTTCATGATCTGGTCAAAACTTTAATTTCTGAGGTATGAGAAAATACAAGGTTAGAACAGAGATTCCAAAACCAGAACCAAAAAGGAAGGGAATCTGTTAGatgttttctgttgttgtaagATAAACATAAGCCATCTTAAAACTGGTCAAGTTCCGGACATGACAGATGATCTTTTAGTCCATTTTGAGCACGACTGAGGCTTAGCTGAATTAAGTGTAGCTAAGAGAATCTTGCTGTAACAGACTGtgtcagagaaaataaacagtaaataagCTTTCTGGGATATTTCTTCTCTTGAAGGGAaacatcttccttccttctttccctcttttaaaaagtattcaatccttctctctctttaaaaatatactaacaATTTTAAGGAGAGTCTGTATGCATATGGAAGAATTAATCAGATATATTCATTAAAGTAAACTTGTTTCAACATGTCCACATTTCGCTTTCATTCTCTTTTAGCTAAGCCATGGATCATTCTGCCTAATACCACATCAACGAGGTAGGAAACCAAAGTGGTGATCTTTATAAATTTAAGTAGAAAGTGAAATCAACCTGCTGTTCAGGGGGAGACTGTGTTTATTATCTAAATTGTCTATTTGACAGAGTTTATTGGATGATTGGCCAGCTCCTAATTTTCGTGTCACTTCATTTGGTGAAGTAGGTATAAATTATGTGACTTAAGGAGTAAACTTGCTTTTTATAATTCATACAAAAGTTAAGTACATTGTAATCATTTAAATCACTTTCTGAATTTAAAGGTaagtaattagtttttatttgtctATATAGAGAAGTTCTAACACATAATTTAATGTGTTCTTTCTCATTAAATGTACTGTGGAGTACGGCGgctttccttgtttctttctaatttcctttcctttcaattAAAATTTGCCTTCACCCCTTGCCAAactgcatttgtttattttcatttttaacaaaaaccaatttcttatttcttctcagcTTAAGACTTCACAATTTTAGTCTGTACGACTCAGATATTCCCATGTGACATTAGTTGGTTGGCTTGAAAATAAAGGatccaccttcccaaaggaagCCCTAAAGAGCTGACATGACTTTTCCAAAATGCataaaatcttttcaaaactACAGACTGGTTAGACACAAAGATTTgatattaaaaattatcatttgatGCTTATGGACATTCCTTTAATGTTACAAAATTGTCTCATTCTGCCTCAAGTAGCTAACAAAATCAAGGCATGACACTCTTGATGACAGCTCCCAAATCTCACTTTagaaattctattcttttttaacaATATCTTGACTATAGAATTCCCTATTTGCAAACAAAAGTATAGTTTCTTAATTTCAAAGGAAATGCTACGAgatttatctttttaagaaaCGCAGTTTCTTAGTAGTATGATAATTTAACCTGTTACAACtttgatttgaaatatttaattttgtttattgttaTATCAGTTTCAAGTTTTACATCTGATAGTTCCCTGATGCAactatctgaaaaacaaaattttaaaaatggtactaaatgatgaaaatattacTTAAATAGAAGTTGTACTAATTAGTTTACATGTTCTGAATAAAAGTTTAGAGGGAAAAATACAGAACACTTTTGAAAACCCACAAGCATGAATTTTCTGTGTTTTAGAGAACATTCTATCACTGATTTTCATTCCTacagtttcagtttctttcatgTGACTAGCATTTCACTTTCTCTCACATCTAAAGGCAATAATTCGATTGCAATGAATTTGAGTTTTATCTGAAAGTCCTCAAATACAAGATAGACTACATGATGTAAGGCGGGGAGGAGGTCGTATTTGCCTATAGAAGGGACTGGATTAAATGTTTCATTTGGAAATTAAAGCTTTGTTGTCCTTTCTGAATGCTTAATACAGTCTTCTGACAACATATTTGATGCAAGACTCAATTTGAAATCACTGAACTCTGTGGTGATAAATATGccaaaaaactgaacaaattccAAATCCCAATCTATGCCTTACCAAGTTAAGATATTTAATAACATAATGTATATAGATTTTATAAACTCCACTGAAATAATTTTGACCTATACTCTCAAATGCCACATGTAACTCAGTTAAGCATCCTCTCAATTCTTCATTTGtggttaaaatatcttttaaagagtaaattctatttttattaatatttatctcAAGGCTTTAAGATCATTAACCATCAAAGAATCAGTATTAAGGGGCAGAGAGATGATTTCTTGTGTATAGATAATATTTAAGTGTTTTTAACTTTGTTCTCTTTGGAAAATGAGCAGGTATTCCATGGGCAGGATGAAATAGAACCCCGCTAGAAGACATACTATATATGCCACTGAAAACTTCTGGATGTCCCATGGGCATTTAAGCAtattggctttttttcccctcccatggATGTTCAAGGAACTTGTCAATCTAAAGGGAtactttccttcagttttctctacacaaaagcaaaagtatttacacactctaaaaaataaatactagaaATTTTTTACAACCAACAAATGTATCAGTGAGGCCTTTGGGAAAAGCTGACCACACAGATCCTGTAAATGCCCCAGCCCAATAAAACTGCCCTCACAGTGCAGAGACCAATATTAAATTcgttccccctcccccccaaaattaataataataataataataacaaaccaGCTCAAAGGGCAGAATGTATTTGAAAACACTCTAAAATATTGTTTAAAGTGATTCCTTGAATAATTTGTAGATtctcaaaaagagaaatttatcAGCATTGTCCATCTtaatatttgcagtttaaaaggaaaaaaagtatatattattGGCATGAAGATCTTTGAAtatctattttgttattttcatctccacataattgttattttaaaaggttttttcaGGGCAAATTTAGTCTATTGGCTTTAAggctgcagaattttttttttaaggctgcagAATTTTTTTAGTAAAAGCTCCAATGCTGTTTTCAGTGATcaaaccaaaaattttaaatattttttcacactTTCAGAATGTGTTCACACATAGTTTTTCTAATACTATAGAATATATTGATTTTATTGCTGCAACGAAGAGTCTACATCTGTGTAATCATGCCTTTTAATGATTATACTTCAATGTATTTTAATGGCTTACTTGTCAAAGATACACATATACTATTTACACTTAAACAAATACTTAATCCTGTGCCTCCTTCAAAGGAAGTCGAAATAAATGTAGCTACAGGGGGAAAATTCAGTTTTCTAGTATCAGAAAACATTATGGTTAAAATTTTTGTGTGAGCTGGAAATGGTCCCATCACTTGGGCCTAACACATAAATACATTTAGGCAGAAGAGGACAAATGCCTTATAAGACAAAGAACTGACTTATGTACAGGAGGATAATATGATGGCTATTATGGAAACAATCCTTGTGAATTTCCTAACTTTTCTGCCCACAAACTCTCCTTTAATCGTATTTACTTTcctcttttaaagtaacatttaaaaatctatgctcaagcattactgttttcttttttgacacTAAATTGAGTGTGATTACAGTTACCAACTCAAATTCTATTAGAGTATTAACAATCAATGTTACGAAAAGtcataaaatatatgtgtaacaAACATAATGAGCTTGGGTGTTGTTAATATTGTTTAAACTTTTACACAACTCTGCCCTGTAAAATATCCCTCATGCAAATCAGGTATCTGGACATTTTTCAACTGACATTTTACTACTGATGAGAAACAAGGAGgttagaaagaaaatgagagatgggaagaaaaaatGAACATGATTAATAGgtatttgtttcttaaaatctCTAGGGAGACTTTTAAATCCTTCACTGTTCCTATAGGCTCACCGAAGTGGAGAGCTAGTTCACATGCCTTTCAAAGCCTTCAAAGGAGAACTGAGTAGTTACTCAATCTTTACTGATGCTAAATTATTCCATTTGCGTCCTGTTGTTGTGAAATCAAGTGCTCTTTATGCATTGGTGCAAGGTTAAATGTTGACTGtattcattagaaacttttttttccaaacaagcaCCTAAATTATGTCCAAAAAGTGTCTCATGTTGAGTCTGTTTCAAACAATGCCTCCTGAACACTAAAACATCTTTCTtgttgcttccctctccccttcacccAGAAAGAACTTgcattttgacttttctttctaaACTTTTTTGATCAAAAAAGTGTCATCTACTTTGCTTCgcggtttttgttttttgttttttagaatcaCTCCTGTTTTCCAACTTTGTAGAAATATAAAGGGGAAGTTAAACTTTATACAGCATTTGAATCTTTAAAATTATGGGTATTCGAAACAATAATGTACTTCGAATCAAGGGTTTGCCATTCCTGACTATATTTTACTAAGATAACTATGATATAAATGTATGAAGATTGTTTGACTAATTAAAACAGGGCTCATAGATGTTGTGAGTACAGTAGCACAAAATTTGCATCAGTTTGCTTTTGAAAGGTGTTTCCGCAGTGGTAAAAACTTAATAATTCTGCCCAATGTGTTCGTGAATAAGGTATTAACCCCTCAGTTGTCCAAGTACAGCGCGTACACGCGCGCTCTATGTATCTCTATTTGTGTATACACACCGCCCCCCTCCCCGAAGAAAGGAATCGATTGCCGTATTCCAGAAATGACAATGAAGAAGGAAAACTAAGCAAGAACTATAATCAGCCGTCTACAGTCTCACTCACAAAAGGGCAGTGCTGTGGGGTTAAGCTGttgagttaaaaaaacaaaacaaaaccccaaacccaaACCAACCAGTTGCCTTAAACTGGAGCTTCCCACAAGCTTTCGCGCTGAGCGAGGAGCGGGGAAGGCGTAGTTCTCGGGGAACTGGGGGCCGGGACCCCGACACCGTCACCACCTCCCGAGGGGGTCTTTCGGGAGCGCTCCCGCCGGAGCCGGTGACAGTCCTGGGTGGGCGCCGAGCAGAGAAAGCTCCGAGCGCGTCCACAAAGCGCCCGGACCGCCTCAGGCGCTGAGGCGCGGCGGCTCTGGCGGCGGGCGCAGGACGAAGGGCTGGAcggaagcggcggcggcggctggcgGGCGGCCGGGGGCGCGGGCCGGGGCGCGGGCGGGGAGGCCCCGGGCGGGGAGGCCCGCAGCCCGCGCCGCCGCCCCAGCCGCGTGCGCGCGCGGCCGCATCAGCTGAGCGCGCGCGTCACGTGGTGCGCGTGTCGAAGGTCACGGCGCGCTCACAATGGAGCTCTCGGAGTATGTGCAGAAAGGCTTCCAGATGCTGGCTGATCCCGGCTCCTTCGACTCCAACGCCTTCACGCTTCTCCTCCGGGCGGCTTTCCAGAGCCTGCTGGACGCCCAGGCGGACGAGGCCGTGTTAGGTAAGCCGCTCGGCTCTGAGCTGGATCGGCCTGGGTGGAGGGGCTCTCGGAGAAGAGGAGCGAGACCGAGCGAGAAGGGGAAAGCCCCGGGAAGAGGAAGTCTCCGGGCTTTGCCCTTCGCTCCGGACGGAGTGTAGGGATTTGGCTCTGCCAGAACCCACAGCGGACCCTGAGCGTTGTTCTGTCCCCAGTTGGCACCTGCACACAGCCAGCTACACGTTCCTGGCCTGATTTCCCCTCCCAgtctctttgttcctttgtaaAGCCCGTGTTCAAGTCTTGTTTGTGGCCTAAACATCTAAGGTTTTCAGCCTGGTCTGGGGCAAAGGCTGTTTGACACTTGGCCTTCATCAGGGCAGCTCCCTGCAATTCAAGCCTTCAGTGCTAGGCTGGCGAAGGTTTGAAAGGGTCTGCTTCCAAAGTAATTACTAGGTCAAACAGTGTTGACATTTTCCAGCTTAGAGAATAACTCAAGGTCTTCTGACTCCCTCCCAACACGCTAGTTCAGTGTGTTTTGCACAGGTTCCACGCCTAGAACCTTAAAATATGGTGCATAATGTTTTGTTTCGCACCAGTTAATCAGGAGACGAGACTCTTGTCAAGTGGTCCAGTGATTGAGGAGCCGTATGAATGGAAGTATATTTTAAGACAGATCGCTTTTAgatgattttcttaaatataaatatctcAACAATTCAAATTTTTGGCTTTTCCCTGTAGTTTCACGAATTAAACACGTGTACAAAATGTATGAAAGTGGAAGTTCTTTAAACGAAAATAGTAACCACCACCTGGgttaatctcaaaaaaaaaaggatagctGTCAAAACCTGAAAATACTTTGCATTTTATATTCTGAACTCGTTCCCTCTCGCCCACCCCCATGTATTAATGTCCATGGAGCCAGTTACCCTAAAATTAATCTATAGAATGCAAGTTTATTCATTCTTAAATTTACACCATGTAAAATATCTTACTTTCCTCTGAATTGACTCCATCCAGCATTAGAATGACCGCTGTATAGTTGTTTTACCCTAGGACTATattgtttctttaaaagcaataaaaatattaaggcaaaataaaagaagataattGAGACCAGGTAACAGCATTAATTATTGATGTATGCTCTTTATTGTTTTGCCATTGACCATGTTGCTCATCTCAACTTATAATTGCCAGTCCTTATAGTAGAATTCTTCTTGTTATCTTGTTAAAGACGGTTCTTTACCCAAATTAAAACACCTTTTTAGGAGCAGGgctataaaaaatttattatccCAGGCATCACTGgcaattaatttattttagatcACCCAGACTTGAAACATATCGACCCAGTGGTTTTAAAACATTGTCATGCAGCAGCTGCAACTTACATACTGGAGGCTGGAAAGCAAAGAGCTGACAAGTCAACTCTAAGGTAcaggatatatttatatatccatttattttcaaatagtaCCTTTATGATtccaatttcagtttttaaaatggagactaaagttttgctttttttcccttctttagcACCTCTCTGGAAGACTGTAAATTTGATAGAGAGAGAATAGAATTGTTTTGCACGGAATATCAGGTTACttccttaaatttaaaaaaaaattaacagttacTATTTGTCTTCTACTGTGTTTGCAAagatggattttctttcttttttttcccctcccagaaTAATAAGAATTCCCTAGAAATCCTACTGGGAAGGTAGGTACTGTATAAGGTGTCAAGCTGAGCCACTTTTCACTTGCAGGTATGAATGGAGAGTACTGGTGTGAAACAAAACAGGGCAAAAACCAGGGATCTAGAcccaaaaaaaagggggggggggcaaagGGCAAGTGAAACAATTGAAGTTAAgctaatgtttttaaagataaagtttattgagataattttttaaatgctcttttaCTATTCAGaacttgaaaataaagtttaacaAAGTTTTAAATTCCGAATGgattaaaattgtgtgtgtgtctgagtgggGGAGGTGGTAGACACCATTGTGGGTAAAGATAAATAACTAAAAGTTTTTCTGCAGTTATTATGAACAAAATTATCATTGTATCTTTCAGTATAGGCAGATCTCTCCCTCACATAACTGATGTTTCTTGGCGCTTGGAATATCAGATAAAggtaaaatttaacaaaatgttcTCTAAGGGAATTTAgggaacttattaaaaaaaacagttaaggACTGAAATCCATGTGTTGTGTTGTTTTAGACGAATCAACTTCATAAGATGTACAGACCTGCGTATTTGGTGACCTTAAATGTAGAGGTATTTATACAAAAAccctgtttaaaaattaaatgtgcaaTGAAACTTAAAATTTCCTTGATTTAAATAAACAGCATATTTTTTCTTCCCTAGAACACTGATTCCCGATCCCATCCAGAGATTAGTTTTAGTTGCAACATGGAACAGTTACAGGTACAGTATTAGGATCTGTGAAAATGCctattttttttcatagatttttaatTGAGAATTATGCCTATGGaaagttcaaaagaaaattaatccAACCATCTGTCAGTAGACAATGAAGGTTGGTTAAGGATTTGATGGGAAGAGGGCTTCAAAAGCAATATTTTAACGTAGGCTTCCCTTTTGAAATTAAGATGTTACTAATAGAGAATTGGTCTGCATTTGCTGTTCCCCCCAATTAAAATAAACTTGTGTAGTGTTGAGTGTAAATTCCTTCTATTTGTGATGTGTTTGAGCCAATAGGACAAAGCAAAATGAAGAGCATGGCTTTGAAAATGTCTTCTTTGCTTACAAAAATTGAATTAAACTTTCAAAACAGGATTTTTAAACAGTggttttaaatgactttttataaaggagaaagtatacataaaattctaaaactgTTTATATTGCCAGTGTAAGACTGAGGGGATTCAAAACCACATTGATTAATGGACATGAcaacaaatttatttctgtttaaaaaaatgagtatcaTTACttgaaattttgatgaaattgAATTTTTCAAAAGGAATGTCCTACAGTCTTTTTAATGTAACCATTAATCAAACTTTACGCTTTCAGAAGATGTGAATACAGCATAATCTTTGTTAGATAACTTGAGAGATTTAATTTTGATATTCCTTGCCTGTTAAGAGGATTCAGTTAGAAACCGTATTTCACATCTGAGGACAAGTAGCCCATTTGAAGATGAGATAGTTTATAGGAAATCCTTCTTTTGaccttttaatttgttttaatattttgtattttagagGAAAACCTTCTCTTGATAGTGGTTTGTCAAAGGTTTTAAATCTTTGTGAATTTCAAACTCGTTTAGAAAGTGTCtcccgtctttttttttttttggcatctttCTTAAACTTGAATACTTATTTCTCGTGTTTTATCCTAAAAACGTACCATCATATACGTTTTTCAGGACTTAATAGGGAAACTTAAAGATGCTTCAAAAAGCCTGGAAAGAGCAACTCAGTTGTAACTTGGAGAAGTTAACGATCTTTCTAGAGGAAGACCGGGAACGCCTTGCCGTTGGCCGAACCATCGTTTGTGCGAGCTGGACGTCTTCCTTTGCAGGAgaacagattatttttcttttagattcctgTCACTCACAAATTTTGAcacttcatttttttacatttgttaaaGGGTTAAGAGGGAAATTCTGCCTAAGTATTTGAGTCATCTTTAGCATTATCTGTACCTTGATCCCATTTGATCTTTTTCAAGTCTTATGAAAGGAAGTACAGTATCACATTCTGAATAAATAAGTTGTTCTCACAAAAAGAGTGGTGAGCCTGTGTCTAGATTTTAgtttgttaattattattttgtagaCATAGACACGATTGGCTTTAACTTTTAACGATCGCCTTTTCTCAGGATTAGTTAAACACAGTGGGGAAGAATGCGATCTCCGGGGTTGGTTGAAGACCCCAGGTTCGCGGGACGTGGGGAGCGGGAGCGGTCGCCCCGCGGCGGGAGCCGGCCAGTCCCCGTTACCTGCGCCCGAGGGCTCTCCCGCAGCCCGACCCTCGCCCCCGGGCACCCCAGGCCCGGGCCGTCCGGTCCCGCGCGGAGCCCCTGGCCCCGAGCGAGCGGCTGCCCGCGCGCGCCCCGCTTCGGCCACtggcgggcggggaggggggtcGGCGCGGCCGCGGGAAGACCGGGGCGGGCGCTGTTGTTTCCGCGAGCCCAACTCGGGCGCAGGTTCCGCGCCGCGGCGCCGGAGTCTGGGCCGCAGCCCGTGGGGCCGGCGGGGACGAGCGGGGGGCGGCGGCCGGGCGCTTTCCTCGGCGGGAGCCCGCGGACGTCTCCGCCGCTGGCGGAGGCGGGCGgcggaaagaaagaaataacggggggtggggtgggctgagctGCGTGCGGGGCCGGAGCGATGCCCGCGCCGAGAGCAGGGTGGCGCATGTGGCGCTGTGGAGAAATGTCTCCGCAGCCGCGCCAGCgccagcgccgccgccgccgcggccgccgccgccgcgccgagcgagggggagggggccgggtCGCGCTGCTccgaggggagggggcggccgcGGGCCCGACTACACCGACACTAATTCCCAGGCCGCCCTTAAGGAATGAGGGGAGCACGTGACCCTGtgggggggcggcggggggagggggcgggcggaCTCTGAGCCATTTTGGAGCCGGTGTCAGTTTCCACTCTGCCTTCAGCGGTGCATTTTttttccaccctcccctcccccttcttcatccttcctcccctccccccgcctctccgcacgcacacacacggcGCCCCCCAcccgccctcctccccccacGGCAACTATGAAATAATAATCGTAGTATTAAAGGCAGAGATCGGGGCGAGACAATGGGGATGTTGGCGAGGGATCCCCGATCCGGATTAGAAACACCTCCCAGCCCCGCAGAATAATACTGATCGCGCCCCCTCCGCGAGCTCCCTCCCCCGAGTGCGGAGCgggaggaggcggcggcagccgaggaggaggaggaggaggcccaggaggaggaggcgtTGGAGGccgagaaggaggaggaggaggaggaggccgcggaggaggaggaggccgaggcggaggaggaggaggaggccgggCTCGGGAGGCAGCATGAGCCGAGCGCGGCGGCCGCGGCTCCTCTCGGCTGCGCTCGTTGCCCATTGACAGCGGCGTCTGCAGCTCGCTTCAAGATGGCCGCTTGGCTCACATTCATTTTCTGCTGAACGACTTTTAACTTTCATTGTCTTTTCCGCCTGCTTCGATCGCCTCTCGCCGGCTGCTTTTTCCGGGTACGTAGGAGGCGAGGCGCCTCCGGGACGGGGCCTGGGGGCGGCGGGGGCCGCGCGGGGCTCGGGCCGGCCGCGGGTGGACAGGGAGCAGCCCCCCCGCGCCTCGCCCGCGCCGGCCGGGAGGGCGCTGACAGCGTGGGCGCCGagccccgcgccgccgcccgccgccgcccgccaGTCGGCCCCGCGCGCCGCCCGGCCCCGCGCGCCGCCCGCGAGCGCGAgcgcgcgcccgccgccgcccgccgaCTCCCGCGGCGCCGGGACCGACCCGCAGCccgcgccgcgccgccgccgccagccGGCCTCGGCGCCGCTCCAGCCGCCGCCCGCTCCAGCCCGGACGCGCCGCGCGCGGCCCCACGTTTTAGTTCCTTTCTCCCCCGAGCGCCCCTCTACACCCTCGCGACGCACATGGCCCCCGAGAAGAACACTTCTATTTGCAGCCTCTGTGGCTCTCCCGGCCGCGGCGCCCTTTGTTGAGAGGTAGATTTGGATAAAACGGGGACGGGTGCCTGAAATCGGGAGCTGCTTGGGTCAAGTGGCTTCCCTCCTCTCCTGAAGAAAGGGCTTTGGAGGGGTTTAAACAGCCAGAGAACGCCCCCATTTTATAGGGACGGGTTGCGTGGGGGGCAGCGATCCCTCCAAGTTGAATGTTAGGCTGGAGAGAGCCCGAACAAAAATGTTATTAACTTAAGTTGGAGGGACACTTGTGTGAAATTGGATGGCTTGTAAGATGGCGGTTCCCAGTTGTTTCCAAGGTCTCCTGCATTTGTGTTTAAAATGGTAAAGTTTTCGAGGTGTTATTTGTTGGGAGTCTCGGATAATGTTCTGCAAACATTACTTGGGACGTGCTCCCTGGGAAGTGGGCATTTCAAATTTGGAGCTTTTTTTGGAGTGATGATGGTGAGTGGACGTTAGTCTTGCAAGaggtttcctctctttctttctttctttttcctctttttctttttttccctctcggagactacatttttttctctcaacctCTAGTATGGGATAGTACTTAGAACCATGACTTAAGTCCACAGCGTTTAATAGGTTTTGCTAAATGTCAGGATAGGTCATATGGTAAAGAGATGCTTTGGAAAACGAGCACTAAAAGTTGATGGCATATGTTTACGCATTGTTTTGGCTTTGACAGCGATATAGCATGATCATTTTCACAGAGATTTACAGTTAATAATTGGAAGTAAACAAGTAGAGAGACTTTGATCATTCCCAATTGCAATAAAAGGATTTAGTGGGCTTAGTGGTCAcggttcaatatttgaaagagAAGCATGTATTAACCCCTTCCCTTATAGTAGGCAAAATTCTGGgcatatttatttaaatccaaATGTAGGTTAGTGGTGCCTAGAATGTTATGAGTAGTTCAACCTATATGTTATAGGACTCTTAACCCTCAAGTTCTGGAAACATATTATAAGCCACACTAAAGTCTTGAAACTTAAGAATGCCAATTGCTAACAGCATATGCTAACTTAGGAGGCTATAATAgtatttgagttttattttaagtaGACTGCTCAGAATCCCTTAGAGGTTGATTTTATGAACATATTCATACTTTTTTAAACACTTGTGTACATCCATCCCAAAGTGCAAATGTGTTTGAAATAATCTGCCTGTGTAAATTTATGCCTAGTAACAGTATCTTTAACGCCATGTAAGAGTCACTATAAGAGAACTGAGCTTCTGTAAGAGAATTGAGCCATTTAGTTGTACTTGGTAAGTCCATTGATGCTCTACTACCAAGTTCTTGGGTGTGCATAAAGTGCCCCAAGGGTAAACTTCTCCCTAGGAGTCTAGTTAGCCCCAACTTTACCCATAACTTGTATTGGGCTGTGAGCCTCAGCTGGGG
Above is a window of Camelus dromedarius isolate mCamDro1 chromosome 26, mCamDro1.pat, whole genome shotgun sequence DNA encoding:
- the COMMD3 gene encoding COMM domain-containing protein 3 — its product is MELSEYVQKGFQMLADPGSFDSNAFTLLLRAAFQSLLDAQADEAVLDHPDLKHIDPVVLKHCHAAAATYILEAGKQRADKSTLSTSLEDCKFDRERIELFCTEYQNNKNSLEILLGSIGRSLPHITDVSWRLEYQIKTNQLHKMYRPAYLVTLNVENTDSRSHPEISFSCNMEQLQDLIGKLKDASKSLERATQL